A window of Plasmodium malariae genome assembly, chromosome: 12 genomic DNA:
tatgtgtgaatatataatatacatacacatacttCTATGCATGTTTTTACGCGACATGTACAGTTTTacttatgtattttttaaaactctAAAATACAAACCTTCTTTTGATGATATTCGGTAGCGGGGGTCATATATAAGCATTTTTGAAATTAAATCAGCAGTTGCTTGTTCAGGTATTGcgctttttaatatattcgtCTGGGTGAGAGAAGAACGGAAAAGTTTTTGATGAAAGTGAGAATAGTAGGTAGTATATAACACAGTAAATGCACAGTGCACTTGTCCTTCATTCCTTCCTCAAACGTGGatacgtatgtacgtacgcatgtgtgtatatttgtgtacacacgtgtgtatatgtatatatatatatatatatatatatatatattcatatttttgctTATCTTTTAAGTGCACCTCAAAATAAGGAAACATATTGTGTCTCTCCGCATCCTCAGTTgttaacttatttttatctccaagagttaaataaattaattcaaGCTAAAAATTTTTGCATGAACAcacattattatttgaaaaatgaacaagcctgttaaaatattatgcaaatatgtatatgctcTTCGAATTTACTTGAGATTGGTCGTTCTTCCCAGGAAATAGCGGCCTTTATAGGAAATAAAAGCGTTaaatttgtttgtttgttttacttatttattttttgtatttgttaatttatttatttgtttatttatatatttacgcattaattcatttatttatttttatttttttgtttgcgCAAATGTTCCAAGAAcctgcatatacatatgtttaaCGAAATGAACATGAACGGACACCACGCTGTACCTATGTAAATGTCTCTCATACATAAGCAAATACACGTAcgtatgcacatacatacacacatacatgtacatatacatacatatacatgtatatgcatcatgtatgtatatattagcCTATGCTCGCGCGCGTAATGTAAGTTACCTGCCTAATATCAATTCCACAAACAGACAACCTATACTCCATACATCAACTTTCTggtcataattttttgacTGTAATAAAATTTCTGGGGATCTATACCAAAGGGTTACAACAGTAGGGGTCATGTTGTCACTTTTCTCAACTGACAAACCTAAGTCCCCTAATTTTATTTCCCCATTGGAATTGATAAAAATGTTCTCAGGTTTTATATCCCTATGCAAATAGTTGTTTGAGTGCAAATAACATATAGCCaataataattcaaatattatatacttaatttccttaaaattcaaattgtatttttttgtaaaattaagTAAGTCAATATTACAGTATTCAAAAACCTTTATGCAaaagagggaaaaaaaagaggaggaCGTTAAGAAGAACTGGCACATGTGCGTCGGTGGGtgaacatacatacatacatactcaTGACCAATCTAACGCACATACACACGCACATACGCacacatatgcataaattGGTGGGCGTGGGGGACGTCAACCTTtgcatatttgtttttaaccAGATATAGGCAGGAATTCTCTAAGTTTTCGCCCTTCAGTTTTTCTTCGATATCTTTCCcgtaaaaaatactttttaagcctttaaaaaaagaataaaaagtagtaagaaaaaaaaaaaaaaaatcatttggcaaatataaataatatacatcacgattacataaatttcactcttgacttttttttttttttattttttttttctctacaATATGTCATaccaattatatttttgtgttttattttttgaagtaTGGTTAGTTCCCGTAAGATGCTTTTACTTATGCCATAATTATCATCACAcagatttattatttttttgattgcTACAAAGTTGTTATCCTTTTTGTCCAGCGCCTTATATACAATTCCTAAAATTTTGCATGTACATGTTAATATGCGTAATGAGTATGTAGTTACAACGGTATGTTTGTATTCATTGTATATTTGTTCTTGCAGTACATAAGCATGAACAAAACATACGTTAGCACTGTCAGAAAAGATGTTCTAGTGCATAAATCAGCATCTGAAAAAATCTAACCATACGTTCCTTTTCCTATTACACACAAGAAATTAAAACTTGAAATGTCCCTTGTGTTCATTGCCAAAAATTGCAGTTTTACTTCTTATAATTGTTCCTGAACAGTCGTCACATTTTCTACTTTATATTTACGTACACACActtacacatacacacacatacgtatatatatacatatgtattcatatacatacgtattcatatacatacgtattcatatacatatatattcatatacatacgtattcatatgcatacgtattcatatacatacgtatacatatatgcatattgtATTTTGGATATCCCCTAAAatatcagaaaaaaaaaaaaaaaaaagagaataatCACTCTTTACTTATCTTACCAGAACTCtttaaatgaatatgtaGCAAGCTATAAAGTTCTTATCATTAAAAACTCTTAATGAAGAACTATCaatttgtgtattttttttcatttataaaaaatgaaattaacttatattttaattataccaTTTACTGTAACATAActcaatttttaattattaaaaaagaaccTGAATTTTCGacttaatacaaaaaaataaaaaataaaaatacagtagcaatctatttatttttatcccTCACTAATTATTGGCCCTACATTCTAACCCAGAAAGATTGTATTCAAATCAGTGGGTtctcattaaaaaaaaaataaaaaaaagaagcaaaaataaagcagtacttaaaaattattactgtAAAATTTATGCTAAAATAGCAGCGCTAAAAAATTAGTGCTAAAGAATTAGGGCCCAAAAGTCAAATATGAAATTGCCTGAACAGCTGTTTATAACCTGCTGACTATGTCaggcaaaaaaataaaaaaaatatatatacacccGTACACAATATTTCACAGTATAGTACTTGATCCTGATTTAAATTAGTTAGATCTTTATTTCTacaagagaaaaaaaaaaaagaaaagttaaGAACATTTTCTACACAATTGGAAGAGTAACattaatttcaaaatatatagttgTTTTCGACGGAAAAAAGCACACAAAATAGAGAATCatgaaaagttaaaatttaaagaaatataaactAAGCGATGATCTAATACACTCCTCAACTTAAACGCGAATAGATATAAACATCAGCT
This region includes:
- the PmUG01_12027700 gene encoding CDK-related protein kinase 6, putative yields the protein MNTRDISSFNFLCVIGKGTYGIVYKALDKKDNNFVAIKKIINLCDDNYGISKSILRELTILQKIKHKNIIGLKSIFYGKDIEEKLKGENLENSCLYLVFEYCNIDLLNFTKKYNLNFKEIKYIIFELLLAICYLHSNNYLHRDIKPENIFINSNGEIKLGDLGLSVEKSDNMTPTVVTLWYRSPEILLQSKNYDQKVDVWSIGCLFVELILGRPLFPGKNDQSQLELIYLTLGDKNKLTTEDAERHNMFPYFETNILKSAIPEQATADLISKMLIYDPRYRISSKEALKHNCFNDIEETNLSHVL